The Candidatus Tanganyikabacteria bacterium DNA window CTCCTGCAGGGCTCCGGCAAGCGCATGCGGCACGTGAAGCTCGTCGCGCCCGGGGACCTGGCGGTACCCGGTCTCGACGACCTGCTTGCGGCCGCCTGGGCCAGGGGAGCGGTGCGCACGGCCGCCGCCGCCTCGGTCCTCGACCGGGTGAGGGAGATCTGCCTGGCGCTCCCCGAGACGACCGAGGTCATGGCCCACGGGCACCCGACCTACAAGGTGGGCACCAAATCCTTCGTGACGTTCGGCTCCTACATGGGCCTGGCCATGCGGGTCGGAGCGGATCTGCAGGAGGCTCTTCTCGCCGATCGACCGGCGTTCTTCAAGACTCCGTATATGGGCCACCTGGGCTGGGTGTCGTTGCCGGTCGAACCGCCGCCCGATCTCGCCATGGCAGCGGATCTCATCGTCCACAGCTACCGCCTCGCGGCCAACAAGCGGCAACTGGCGGCCCTGGCCGGGCGGGCGCGCTGATCGATCGCCGCTTCCGCGGCACCACTGTTGCGGGTTTTTGCGGATGACGCGCGTACCGCCCGGGAGGCACGGTCAGTAACCAGCCGTCCTCCCCCAGAGGTGTCGCCGTTGAACGTCTTTAGCGCCAAGGGTAGCTCGCCGCCCGTCTTCGCGGCCGCTCGCGCCTACAGCCAGCTTGCGGGCAGGGAGGTGAAGGTCTCGGTCTGCCAGCACGGATGCGGCCCGGACGGCGAATGCGGCCCGCCCGGATCGGACGGGTTCACCCCCGAGGTCCTGGGCGGCGAGTACGACATGGCGGTCGCCGGCTCGGAATCCGACATGGACGAACTCGACCGGACGGGCAAGACGATCAAGGCGTCCCGCCGGAGCCTGGGCATCCGGCAGGCGGCCCTGCTGGTACCTCGGGGCAACCCGGCGGGCATCGCGACCCTGGAAGATCTCACCCGGCCCGGCATCCGCATCGCCATTTCCACCATCGACTGCATGCGCGCGGTATGGGAGGACGTGGCGGGTCGGGCGGGGCTCATCGAGGAGGTACGCGCGAACCTCACGCACAAAGTGACCGGTTGCATCGCCTTCATGGACGTGATTGCCCGCAAGAAGGTCGACGCCGGCATCGGCTGGTCGTCCTTCGCCCGCATGAATCCGGGCCTGGTCGCGATCGACCTGCCGCCCGAGTTGCGCGTGTACCGTTCCACTTGCATCACCATTCTCGAACGCTGCCAGGACGTCGCGGCGGCAGAAGCCTTCGTCGCATACCTCCTGGCCGAGCAGGGCCAGGCGACGTTCGCCGGGCTGGGGTGGCTGCCGCGGGGCTTCGCACCGGGCCGGACGCCGGCCGCGGCTCGGTAGTTTCAGCGGATTGGCCGCGGTCCCTCCCGAAGCCTATGCTCAGCATGGGATAGTACGCGTGTCAAGTTTCGGAGGGGGGCTCCAGGATGGTGCGCCGGACGCTCGTGGTCCAGGGCTGGCTGCCGCTGCTGCTCGTGCTGGCAGGATGTGCCGCCGTCATCCCCGCCTCGGCGCCCATGGTCGGGGCGGGCGGCACCGGTGGTGCCGAACGCGCCGCGACCACCGTCCGGGCCGCCGAAGCGGTACCGGCGATGATGCCGATGGATGGCGGCCACATGATGTCGGCTGACCAGACCATGATGAAGGATGCCGATCACGCGGCCATGATGGCGCCCGGCTCCGCCAACTGCCCGCTCCGCAAGGCGCAGGCCCTGGGCGAGCCGGCAAAGCGCTGCCCGCTCTCCGGGCGCTCCCTGACGCCGTAGCCGGCGCCCCATGGACGCAGGCACGGAGGCCTGCGCCACTGATACCTAGCGCCACCGATGCCTAGCGCCACCGATGCCTGCGCCACCGATGCCTGCGGGTGGGGCCGGCCTCCGTGCCGGCCGCTAAGCCTGACCGAAGTCTTGCGAGCCGCGCGATCAGAACCCGATGAACTTCCCGGGCATTACCGGGAGCACGGTGAAGCCAATGCTGCCGCTCCCGAGCTGCGTCGTCACCGTGAGCAACCCCGAGCGCGCGCCGAGCGGCACGGTGACGTCGATGCGACCGCCGGCGATGGCCGAGGGCGTGGCCGCGATCCCGCCGAAGTCCACCGCGTTGCGCGTGAGGACCGGGTCGAAATCGCGGCCGTAGAGCGTGATGCGGTCGCCCTCCACGGCCTGCGGTGGGACGACGTCGCTGATGGAGGGCGGCGCGAGGCCGATGCCGGGCCGCAGCGTCAGGGAGTTGTTGGTCCACAGGATCGAATCCAGCGGATCCCGGTTGCCACCCAGGGAGGTGGTCACCAGGTTGAAGGCCTGGACGTACTCGGCGTCGCTGATGCCGGTGCCGCCGGACTGGAATGGCGGCGGCGTACCCTCGGTGCCGACCTTGCTCATCGTGTTGACGCGCTGATCGGCGGGAATGTTCTTGAGGTCCAGCAGCGCGCTGACGGCGGTGGTGGCGCGGGTGATGGCCACCGAGATGCCCGTGAGCGAGGTCCAGCCGGCGCTGAACAGCACGACCGTCCGGACGCGGGCGGCATCCTGGCCGACGCTGTTGTTGTAGAGGCCCTTGTAAGCCTCGACGTAGTACATCTTGTCGGTCCGGGGCACGAAGCCGCGCACCGTCGCCAGGGAGAAGTTGCCCGCGGTGTCGGAGATGGCCGAGGCCAGGCTGGTGTTGGTGTCGGTCTCGATGAGGGTGACGGTGGCGCGCTGCGCGACGTCCTTCATCTCGGCCTGGACCACCCTTTCGGGCCACCAGACGCGGCCGACGATGGGCGGCACGCCGGCACCGGGCGCCAGCAAGGCTCCCGGATCGGCTGCCGGGCCGCCCGGCGCGGCAGGCTGCAAGCCGGGACATCCCGCCGCCAGCAGGGCCAGCGGGACGCCGATCGTCGCTCTTAGCCTCGGGCCTCGCATCGCCGACCTCCTAGTCCAGGATCCTGGCCTGGTTAAGGCCATTGAGCGCCATGTGGTAGGCGTAGTCGCCCTTCACCCAGACCTTGTCGGCGTGGTACTGCGTGTTGGGGATGCTGCCCGGCATCTGCGTCCAGCCCGAGAGCGTGTCGCCGGCCAGGATGTCGGCCCGCCACCAGTTGTTTTGCTCGGTAGCCAGGACGTAGAAGTACTTGCCTACCTGCGCCGTGCTGGCGCCGCGGCAGTTGACCGGCGTGGACGTCAGGCTGTTCCAGGACCCGATGGTGCCGTTGGCGTTGATCTGCGCCCGCGAGACGTTGCTCGGATTGCTTTCCCCGCCCGTCACGAACAGGTAGCCGCCC harbors:
- a CDS encoding DUF1801 domain-containing protein yields the protein MTASFDVLLDSCSAEIRALAWAAREKLLAAFPGAEETVWPGWGAAAYGHPGDAGAGVAGLSPYRRHVNMYFYQGVDLPDPHGLLQGSGKRMRHVKLVAPGDLAVPGLDDLLAAAWARGAVRTAAAASVLDRVREICLALPETTEVMAHGHPTYKVGTKSFVTFGSYMGLAMRVGADLQEALLADRPAFFKTPYMGHLGWVSLPVEPPPDLAMAADLIVHSYRLAANKRQLAALAGRAR
- a CDS encoding substrate-binding domain-containing protein, whose amino-acid sequence is MNVFSAKGSSPPVFAAARAYSQLAGREVKVSVCQHGCGPDGECGPPGSDGFTPEVLGGEYDMAVAGSESDMDELDRTGKTIKASRRSLGIRQAALLVPRGNPAGIATLEDLTRPGIRIAISTIDCMRAVWEDVAGRAGLIEEVRANLTHKVTGCIAFMDVIARKKVDAGIGWSSFARMNPGLVAIDLPPELRVYRSTCITILERCQDVAAAEAFVAYLLAEQGQATFAGLGWLPRGFAPGRTPAAAR